In Rubrivirga marina, the following are encoded in one genomic region:
- a CDS encoding TonB-dependent receptor: MRPFVLPVLAAAIALGAVRPAGAQAEAEFVWVGAPLSEALYELAEATGLELVFALRLVEDVRVTGRYRASDDPDRALRYLLRGTGVRAERIREGQYVLIKEPLNVTVAGETEREAYTGTLDGRVVDAETGAALMGAHVWLVDLGLGDVVAYDGSFAVADLPTGRYVVRVSHVGYTPVRLELDVFPDSPRLPPTIRLQTETVESPDADVIAGPEPPGVQPGMTELGARQAAAIPYALGEADLAATLSWLPGLTRTGGASGALVVRGADPTQTRYVRDGVPLYEPWHAFGLFSAFQPEALSRVRFHRGSLPASLGGGLAAVLDVETTDALAGDTLRTLGLGAVAARAVADVPLGGETGMHIGFRRSALGALLTPGLRAEGGAWVLDPTGGDPFRRTGRPDVTFSDAALKFSRRVGRHGHVEVGGTLGTDAVRIDLPIGIGGMDYGWRTHTASARYEGLVGQTTLVTALGYQTGHSAVENRRLRLGETRTDQALVERGASLDVDHFVSLTHQLRGGIQVASREVTGKQVRPEGADDARQRVGEVAAYVMDTWRPGEGWQVQPGLRAEARVVDGRPMGLDLSPRLFARWSPDEDRLVVRAGLSRQTQAVHRVRDLVAGRYALAASRWLLSDGAVALARAWQVGAGVEWAPSDPLAFSLDVYGRRSRGLLEPVGSSIQEAGVIPADLLATHPAHAGRAAGIELATRYAVADWTLGFSGALSRAQIRPETGGEWRASAYDRPVALGLIAQRAAGPWTAALRLDVESGLTRPDGSRDGVQVRASGAVGAHTAFGGLQWTALAQATARPLGPSISRGVGEVGLPLATDARGLPGWPVVSVSARW, encoded by the coding sequence ATGCGCCCGTTCGTCCTCCCCGTGCTCGCCGCCGCGATCGCCCTGGGAGCGGTGCGCCCGGCCGGGGCACAGGCCGAGGCCGAGTTCGTGTGGGTCGGCGCGCCGCTGTCGGAGGCGCTCTACGAGCTCGCCGAGGCGACCGGTCTCGAGCTCGTGTTCGCCCTCCGGCTGGTCGAGGACGTCCGCGTGACCGGCCGCTACCGCGCGTCCGACGACCCCGACCGCGCGCTCCGGTACCTGCTCCGCGGGACGGGCGTCCGCGCCGAGCGGATCCGCGAGGGCCAGTACGTCTTGATCAAGGAGCCGCTGAACGTGACGGTGGCCGGCGAGACCGAGCGCGAGGCCTACACCGGCACGCTCGACGGCCGTGTAGTGGACGCCGAGACGGGCGCCGCGCTGATGGGGGCGCACGTCTGGCTCGTCGACCTCGGCCTCGGCGACGTGGTGGCCTATGACGGGTCGTTCGCGGTCGCGGACCTCCCGACGGGCCGCTACGTCGTCCGCGTGTCGCACGTCGGCTACACGCCGGTCCGCCTCGAGCTCGACGTCTTCCCCGACTCGCCGCGGCTCCCGCCGACGATCCGCCTTCAGACCGAGACCGTCGAGAGCCCGGATGCCGACGTGATCGCCGGTCCGGAGCCGCCCGGCGTACAGCCGGGCATGACCGAACTGGGCGCCCGCCAGGCCGCCGCCATCCCGTACGCCCTCGGCGAGGCCGACCTCGCGGCGACGCTCTCGTGGCTCCCGGGCCTCACGCGGACCGGCGGCGCGAGCGGCGCGCTCGTCGTCCGCGGTGCCGACCCGACGCAGACGCGCTACGTCCGCGACGGCGTGCCACTCTACGAGCCGTGGCACGCGTTCGGGCTGTTCTCGGCGTTCCAGCCCGAGGCGCTGTCCCGCGTCCGCTTCCATCGCGGGTCCCTGCCAGCGTCGCTCGGGGGTGGGCTGGCGGCCGTGCTCGACGTGGAAACCACGGATGCGCTCGCCGGCGACACGCTCCGCACGCTCGGCCTCGGCGCCGTCGCCGCCCGGGCCGTCGCCGACGTGCCGCTGGGCGGCGAGACCGGGATGCACATCGGCTTCCGGCGCTCGGCGCTCGGCGCGCTCCTCACGCCCGGCCTCCGTGCTGAGGGCGGTGCGTGGGTCCTCGACCCGACCGGCGGCGACCCGTTCCGGCGTACCGGCCGGCCCGACGTCACGTTCAGCGACGCCGCCCTCAAGTTCAGCCGGCGGGTGGGGCGGCACGGCCACGTCGAGGTGGGCGGCACGCTGGGGACCGATGCCGTCCGCATCGACCTTCCCATCGGAATCGGCGGGATGGACTACGGGTGGAGGACGCACACGGCGTCCGCCCGCTACGAGGGGCTGGTCGGGCAGACGACGCTCGTGACCGCCCTCGGCTACCAGACCGGCCACTCGGCGGTCGAGAACCGACGGCTCCGGCTGGGGGAGACCCGTACCGACCAAGCGCTCGTCGAGCGGGGCGCGTCGCTCGACGTCGACCACTTCGTGTCCTTGACGCACCAGCTCCGCGGCGGCATCCAGGTCGCGTCGCGCGAGGTGACGGGGAAACAAGTCCGGCCGGAGGGCGCCGACGACGCGCGGCAACGGGTCGGGGAGGTCGCCGCATACGTGATGGACACGTGGCGTCCAGGGGAGGGGTGGCAAGTCCAGCCGGGCCTCCGCGCCGAGGCCCGTGTCGTCGACGGGCGGCCGATGGGTCTGGACCTCAGCCCCCGGCTGTTCGCGCGGTGGTCGCCCGATGAGGATCGCCTCGTGGTCCGCGCTGGGTTGAGTCGCCAGACGCAGGCCGTCCACCGCGTCCGCGATCTCGTCGCGGGGCGGTACGCGCTGGCAGCCTCGCGCTGGCTTCTCTCGGATGGCGCCGTCGCGCTCGCGCGGGCGTGGCAGGTGGGCGCGGGCGTGGAGTGGGCGCCCTCGGACCCGCTTGCGTTCAGCCTCGACGTGTACGGTCGGCGGTCGCGCGGCCTCTTGGAGCCGGTGGGCAGCTCGATTCAGGAGGCGGGCGTGATTCCGGCCGATCTCCTCGCGACCCATCCAGCGCACGCCGGACGCGCCGCAGGCATCGAACTCGCCACGCGATACGCGGTGGCCGACTGGACGCTTGGCTTCAGCGGGGCGCTCAGTCGGGCCCAGATTCGGCCCGAGACGGGAGGGGAGTGGCGGGCGTCGGCGTACGACCGGCCGGTCGCGCTCGGGCTCATCGCCCAGCGGGCCGCGGGTCCGTGGACCGCCGCGCTCCGCCTCGACGTCGAATCCGGGCTCACGCGTCCCGATGGGAGCCGGGACGGGGTGCAGGTCCGGGCGAGCGGGGCCGTCGGCGCCCACACGGCGTTTGGGGGGCTCCAGTGGACCGCGCTCGCACAGGCCACGGCGCGTCCACTCGGCCCATCCATCAGCCGTGGGGTCGGTGAGGTCGGGCTCCCGCTGGCGACCGACGCGCGGGGGCTCCCGGGCTGGCCCGTCGTGAGCGTCTCGGCGCGCTGGTGA
- a CDS encoding FecR domain-containing protein: MRDPDALALYDALPPDERAALDAALREHPALAEAFARWQSLRAGVRRELARDLPDRALLVLYALADDDLLSDAEREQVEAARPALDAALAKHPGLVAAVRRIRSDRDAFEAAWSEAATGPATASASVGRSTETAAPTQTAAPTQTAARRADRAVSHAADRPAARSTARPTRWIARMAAVVAVVAFAGVLTFLATRDAGWETVAGAQTVTLADGSTVELADGARLEVSDDEARKARLLGGEALFQIVSDPDHPFEVTTPNAEVTVLGTTFSVDASDVETEVVLVEGAVALAPRATPDAAIRLEPGQRSRVLALDPPTTPEAANLASLDWTRTLYVAEGTVAAEIVRRLADRFDAEVEIDSTLAGEPLGASEWGADGLDDALDKLALALGGEVLVDGAGYRIVE, translated from the coding sequence ATGCGCGACCCCGACGCCCTCGCCCTCTACGACGCGCTCCCGCCCGACGAGCGGGCCGCCCTCGACGCGGCGCTCCGCGAGCACCCCGCGCTCGCCGAGGCGTTTGCCCGCTGGCAGAGCCTCCGAGCCGGCGTGCGCCGTGAACTCGCCCGCGACCTCCCGGACCGCGCGCTCCTGGTCCTCTACGCCCTCGCCGACGACGACCTGCTGAGCGATGCCGAGCGCGAGCAGGTCGAGGCGGCCCGTCCGGCCCTCGACGCCGCGCTCGCCAAGCACCCCGGCCTCGTCGCCGCCGTCCGGCGCATCCGGTCCGACCGGGACGCCTTCGAGGCCGCGTGGTCCGAGGCCGCGACGGGACCGGCGACGGCGTCCGCCTCGGTGGGGCGGTCCACCGAGACGGCGGCGCCCACCCAGACGGCGGCGCCTACCCAGACGGCGGCGCGTCGTGCGGACCGTGCGGTGAGCCATGCGGCGGACCGGCCTGCGGCGCGGAGCACGGCTCGGCCGACGCGCTGGATCGCGCGGATGGCCGCCGTCGTGGCCGTCGTGGCCTTCGCGGGCGTCCTCACGTTCCTCGCCACGCGCGACGCCGGGTGGGAGACGGTCGCGGGCGCCCAGACCGTCACCCTCGCCGACGGCTCGACGGTCGAACTGGCGGACGGCGCGCGGCTCGAAGTCTCGGACGACGAGGCCCGCAAGGCGCGGCTGCTCGGCGGCGAGGCCTTGTTCCAGATCGTCAGCGACCCGGACCATCCGTTCGAGGTGACGACGCCCAACGCCGAGGTGACCGTGCTCGGGACGACGTTCTCGGTCGACGCCTCCGATGTCGAGACCGAGGTGGTGCTGGTGGAGGGCGCCGTGGCGCTCGCGCCGCGCGCGACGCCGGACGCCGCCATCCGCCTCGAGCCGGGGCAGCGGAGCCGCGTGCTCGCCCTCGACCCGCCGACGACGCCTGAGGCCGCCAACCTCGCGTCCCTCGACTGGACCCGAACGCTCTACGTCGCGGAGGGTACCGTGGCTGCTGAGATCGTCCGCCGCCTCGCCGACCGCTTCGACGCCGAGGTCGAGATCGACTCGACGCTGGCGGGCGAGCCGCTCGGCGCGAGTGAGTGGGGCGCCGACGGTCTCGACGACGCGCTCGACAAGCTCGCGCTCGCGCTCGGTGGCGAGGTTCTCGTTGACGGGGCGGGCTACCGGATCGTCGAGTAG
- a CDS encoding RNA polymerase sigma factor: MTFDPDAVTRAQSGDDAAREALLSAVERPIRGFFRSRIGAAPEVDDLVQNALVRVHRGLDALNNPARFKAFAMKAALFELQDFYRGRYSSREALFDPDLPTPGSVGAEDVGLKLDLEGALAALTDHARTILEMRELGYPYAEIAETLDTTEAAVKMQVKRAFEKLRGLLADGSAVAVGLAVLAALHAAL, encoded by the coding sequence ATGACCTTCGACCCCGACGCCGTCACCCGAGCCCAGTCCGGCGACGACGCGGCCCGCGAGGCCCTCCTCTCGGCCGTCGAGCGCCCCATCCGGGGCTTCTTCCGCAGCCGGATCGGGGCCGCGCCCGAGGTCGACGACCTCGTCCAGAACGCGCTCGTCCGCGTCCACCGCGGCCTCGACGCGCTCAACAACCCGGCCCGGTTCAAGGCCTTCGCCATGAAAGCGGCCCTCTTCGAGCTCCAGGACTTCTACCGCGGCCGCTACTCGTCGCGCGAGGCCCTCTTCGACCCCGACCTCCCGACGCCCGGCTCCGTCGGCGCGGAGGACGTCGGGCTCAAGCTCGACCTCGAGGGCGCGCTCGCGGCGCTGACCGACCACGCCCGGACCATCCTCGAGATGCGCGAGCTCGGCTACCCCTACGCCGAGATCGCCGAGACGCTCGACACGACCGAGGCCGCCGTGAAGATGCAGGTCAAGCGGGCCTTCGAGAAGCTCCGCGGGCTCCTCGCCGACGGATCCGCCGTCGCCGTGGGCCTCGCCGTCCTCGCCGCGCTCCACGCGGCCCTCTAA
- a CDS encoding outer membrane protein assembly factor BamD yields MPIRSGLLALAVFAAAGCGAGPTTFGSAQEAYDRGVEEAADGDYGRAIEHLRAALDFGRTSELADDAQLALARAYAADGQYLLAGSEFTRFIEFYRTDPRVEQAAFERIQAYAELSPRYELDQTDTRQALSYIRIYVQQYPESPNVPAAEAIAAELREKLAHKMYDAGRLYERREYYEAAVIAYRDVLNEYPASVYADDALLGALRAQVTYADNSIAARQLARYRSALDLYDQLTTLFPQSPTLEEAQGLYDRAYAGWRAAGGEQTASE; encoded by the coding sequence ATGCCGATCCGTTCCGGGCTGCTCGCCCTCGCCGTCTTCGCCGCCGCGGGGTGTGGGGCCGGTCCCACGACGTTTGGCTCGGCCCAGGAGGCCTACGATCGTGGCGTCGAAGAGGCCGCGGACGGGGACTACGGTCGCGCCATCGAGCACCTCCGCGCCGCCCTCGACTTCGGCCGGACCAGCGAACTCGCCGACGACGCCCAACTCGCGCTCGCGCGGGCCTACGCCGCCGACGGGCAGTACCTCCTCGCCGGGAGCGAGTTTACGCGGTTCATCGAGTTCTACCGGACCGACCCGCGCGTCGAGCAGGCCGCCTTCGAGCGGATCCAGGCGTACGCCGAGCTCAGCCCCCGCTACGAGCTCGACCAGACCGACACGCGTCAGGCCCTGAGCTACATCCGGATCTACGTCCAGCAGTACCCGGAGAGCCCGAACGTGCCCGCGGCCGAGGCCATCGCCGCCGAGCTCCGCGAGAAGCTGGCTCACAAGATGTACGACGCCGGCCGGCTCTACGAGCGCCGCGAGTACTACGAGGCCGCCGTGATCGCCTACCGGGACGTGCTGAACGAGTACCCGGCCAGCGTCTACGCCGATGACGCACTCCTCGGGGCGCTCCGCGCCCAGGTCACGTACGCCGACAACAGCATCGCGGCGCGCCAGCTCGCGCGCTACCGCTCGGCGCTCGACCTCTACGACCAGCTGACGACGCTCTTCCCGCAGAGCCCGACGCTGGAGGAGGCCCAGGGCCTCTACGACCGTGCCTACGCCGGCTGGCGCGCGGCCGGCGGCGAGCAGACCGCGTCGGAGTAG
- a CDS encoding ABC transporter substrate-binding protein: MVRLLCLLFALAVAGPAVAQPATAEAVPAAEAAFQNGLAAYQQGAYAEAQRLFSRAADEFGYNERSTAATLMAAKAAYADADFDRAIAAASVLIQSYPSSRYTAEAERIRSLAEQGGPGGRGRPFDLGIVLPIAGPDGYLGQALFNGIRIAVDERNASGQGRPVRMVFRDSRGNGEGARQAVQGVVAEGADAIVGPLFSDEAAPAGEAAEAAGIVLVAPLATDEAVGRGRRFVFQANPTFPARGRAMARYAVGRLGLDRLGVASQTGTLGADMAGAFATEARRLGAAVAFEESLADAGDWEDLDREVGAAALQSVDAVYLPVTGRDAPRYAADALRSLDALNRAPRPLGNTEWEGLSTSTARASRLGAVFTQDFFVAPGSADAFGRRYRELAGIGQDRLAIIGYDITRFLLSQTEGDETTLADALRSAPLFDGVGHRFRFNDGQVNEALYVLGFRDGQAVLLE; the protein is encoded by the coding sequence GTGGTCCGCCTCCTCTGCCTTCTCTTCGCACTCGCCGTCGCCGGCCCCGCCGTCGCTCAACCGGCGACCGCTGAGGCCGTCCCGGCCGCCGAGGCCGCCTTCCAGAACGGGCTCGCCGCGTACCAGCAGGGCGCCTACGCCGAGGCCCAGCGCCTCTTCTCGCGTGCCGCCGACGAGTTCGGCTACAACGAGCGCTCGACCGCAGCGACTCTCATGGCGGCCAAGGCCGCCTACGCCGATGCCGACTTCGACCGTGCCATCGCGGCCGCCTCGGTCCTAATCCAGTCGTACCCGTCGAGCCGCTACACGGCGGAGGCCGAGCGCATCCGGTCCCTGGCCGAGCAGGGCGGCCCCGGCGGGCGCGGCCGGCCGTTCGACCTCGGCATCGTGCTGCCCATCGCCGGGCCGGACGGCTACCTCGGACAAGCCCTGTTCAATGGGATCCGGATCGCGGTCGACGAGCGGAACGCGTCGGGTCAGGGGCGGCCGGTGCGGATGGTGTTCCGCGATTCGCGCGGCAACGGCGAAGGGGCACGCCAGGCCGTCCAGGGCGTCGTGGCGGAGGGCGCCGACGCCATCGTGGGCCCGCTCTTCAGCGACGAGGCCGCCCCGGCCGGCGAGGCCGCCGAGGCGGCCGGCATCGTGCTCGTGGCGCCGCTGGCGACGGACGAGGCCGTCGGGCGCGGGCGCCGGTTCGTGTTCCAGGCCAACCCGACGTTCCCGGCGCGCGGCCGGGCGATGGCCCGTTACGCCGTCGGCCGGCTCGGGCTCGACCGGCTCGGCGTGGCCTCTCAGACCGGCACGCTCGGGGCCGACATGGCCGGGGCGTTCGCGACCGAGGCCCGCCGCCTCGGCGCGGCCGTCGCCTTCGAGGAGTCGCTGGCCGACGCGGGCGACTGGGAGGACCTCGACCGCGAGGTCGGCGCCGCGGCCCTCCAGAGCGTCGACGCCGTCTACCTCCCGGTCACGGGCCGCGACGCTCCTCGCTACGCCGCCGACGCGCTCCGCTCGCTCGACGCCCTGAACCGCGCGCCGCGCCCGCTCGGCAACACGGAGTGGGAAGGCCTCTCGACGTCGACAGCCCGTGCCAGCCGTCTCGGAGCCGTGTTCACCCAGGACTTCTTCGTCGCCCCCGGCTCCGCCGACGCCTTCGGGCGTCGCTACCGCGAGCTGGCCGGGATCGGGCAGGACCGCCTCGCGATCATCGGCTACGACATCACGCGGTTCCTCCTCTCCCAGACCGAGGGCGACGAGACGACGCTCGCCGACGCGCTCCGCTCGGCCCCGCTGTTCGACGGGGTCGGCCACCGGTTCCGCTTCAACGACGGACAGGTCAACGAGGCCCTCTACGTCCTCGGCTTCCGCGACGGCCAGGCGGTGCTGCTCGAGTAG
- the crcB gene encoding fluoride efflux transporter CrcB, which yields MRSILLVGLGGALGALARYGVTLVGLRWGGEGVPWGTWAANAIGCLLIGLAIPVVRGDDARLAILVGGLGAFTTFSTYSADTLLLWEAGRPGLAVANALGSVVVGLLFVAAGLWAGRHLGG from the coding sequence GTGCGTTCCATCCTCCTCGTCGGCCTCGGCGGTGCGCTCGGCGCCCTCGCTCGCTACGGCGTGACGCTCGTCGGGCTGCGGTGGGGCGGAGAGGGGGTGCCGTGGGGGACCTGGGCGGCCAACGCGATCGGCTGCCTCCTCATCGGCCTCGCGATTCCCGTCGTCCGAGGCGACGACGCCCGCCTCGCGATTCTCGTCGGCGGCCTCGGCGCGTTCACGACGTTCTCGACCTACTCGGCCGACACGCTCCTCCTCTGGGAAGCCGGGCGGCCGGGGCTGGCGGTCGCGAACGCGCTCGGGAGCGTCGTCGTCGGGCTCCTGTTCGTCGCGGCTGGTCTCTGGGCGGGGCGGCACCTCGGGGGCTAG
- a CDS encoding extracellular solute-binding protein → MPRLVLCLIAVLVLSACGGDGRTPLLVYSPHGKEMLREYEESFEAENPTVDVQWIDLGSQEVYDRIAGERANPQASVWWGAPQTLFMRAAADSLLQPFTPSWAGAVPPDARDADGRWWGTYLTPEGVLFNTDALEEADVPADWDDLLDDRYEGRLLIRSPLESGTMRTIWGALILRQPSVEEGYRWLARLDQNTAGYAANPTQLYLRIARGEADLTLWNLPDTYLQAQDYPFGFRAPDSGTPVLVDAIGIPAGAPQPDLARQFIEFVTTEAALLRQAEAYHRIPARTDIEADRLPDWMADGTFTPMDLDWNRLSEEGPEWMQVWDEQIKGRGAEYLAETGG, encoded by the coding sequence GTGCCCCGACTGGTCCTCTGCCTCATTGCCGTCCTCGTGCTCTCCGCCTGTGGCGGCGACGGCCGCACCCCGCTCCTCGTCTACTCGCCCCACGGCAAGGAGATGCTTCGCGAGTACGAGGAGTCGTTTGAGGCCGAGAACCCGACGGTCGACGTCCAGTGGATCGACCTGGGCAGCCAGGAGGTCTACGACCGGATCGCAGGAGAGCGGGCGAACCCCCAGGCCTCGGTCTGGTGGGGCGCCCCCCAAACGCTCTTCATGCGCGCCGCCGCCGACAGCCTCCTCCAGCCGTTCACGCCGTCCTGGGCCGGCGCGGTCCCGCCCGACGCCCGCGACGCCGACGGCCGCTGGTGGGGCACCTACCTCACGCCCGAGGGCGTCCTCTTCAACACCGACGCCCTTGAAGAGGCGGACGTGCCCGCCGATTGGGACGACCTCCTCGACGACCGGTACGAAGGGCGGCTGCTCATCCGCTCGCCCCTCGAGTCGGGCACGATGCGGACGATCTGGGGGGCACTCATCCTCCGCCAGCCGAGCGTCGAGGAGGGCTACCGCTGGCTCGCGCGGCTCGACCAGAACACGGCCGGCTACGCCGCCAACCCGACGCAGCTCTACCTCCGCATCGCCCGCGGCGAGGCCGACCTCACGCTCTGGAACCTCCCCGACACGTACCTCCAGGCGCAGGACTACCCGTTCGGCTTCCGCGCGCCCGACTCCGGCACGCCGGTCCTCGTCGACGCCATCGGCATCCCGGCCGGCGCGCCGCAGCCCGACCTCGCCCGCCAGTTCATCGAGTTCGTGACGACCGAGGCCGCGCTCCTCCGCCAGGCCGAGGCCTACCACCGCATCCCCGCCCGAACCGACATCGAGGCGGATCGACTCCCCGACTGGATGGCCGACGGCACGTTCACGCCGATGGACCTCGACTGGAACCGGCTCTCCGAAGAGGGCCCGGAGTGGATGCAGGTCTGGGACGAGCAGATCAAGGGACGAGGCGCCGAGTACCTCGCGGAGACCGGGGGCTGA
- a CDS encoding M61 family metallopeptidase: protein MRRLLLLLVLATPLAAQPVHYDVSWPNAAAHETEFTATFAGVGEAPLHVVMSRTSPGRYALHEFAKNVFDVSATDGAGRPVGVQRVTPYEWVVWGHDGTVRFDYTLYANRADGTYAGVDTTHAHYNMPAAFVWARGLEGRPHQATFHPLPGWRVATQLVATDEPNTFEAPDLAYFMDSPTEVSAFDLYEWEQGGQTYRMALHHLGTDAEAEAYVEMAQDVIAEQAAVFGAYPEFDHGTYTFLADYLPWVAGDGMEHRNSTILTSTGSLAEPLGVLGTLAHEHFHAWNMERLRDAALEPFDFEAANMSENLWFGEGFTSYYDGLTRVRAGAMTLEEYAADMTGQLNYVLLSPARATRGPAEMSRMATFVDAASAIDEVAYNNTFVSYYTWGEILGFGLDLALRQRYDATLDDVMRTMWEEFGEHQHATTPARPYTAADIERVLGEVSGAPAWAADVFDRTIEAGGVLDYAALVEPAGLVLRPARPDHGWFGPVALQAGDGGSLVIAPVRPGTPAYAAGLSSGDRLLTVDGVAATSTQAVTDVLADAAPGDEVTVTYEQRGQIKTARVALLADPALELVTFEAAGRPVTDEIRAFREAWLGSKAG from the coding sequence ATGCGCCGCCTCCTTCTCCTCCTCGTCCTCGCCACGCCACTCGCGGCCCAGCCCGTCCACTACGACGTGTCGTGGCCGAACGCGGCCGCCCACGAGACGGAGTTCACCGCGACGTTCGCAGGGGTCGGCGAGGCGCCGCTCCACGTCGTCATGAGCCGGACCTCGCCGGGGCGGTACGCGCTCCATGAGTTCGCCAAGAACGTGTTCGATGTCAGCGCGACCGACGGCGCCGGCCGGCCGGTCGGCGTCCAGCGCGTCACGCCGTACGAGTGGGTCGTGTGGGGCCACGACGGCACCGTCCGGTTCGATTACACGCTCTACGCGAACCGCGCCGACGGGACCTACGCCGGGGTCGACACGACGCACGCGCATTACAACATGCCGGCGGCCTTCGTGTGGGCGCGCGGGCTGGAAGGCCGTCCCCACCAGGCCACGTTCCACCCTCTCCCCGGCTGGCGCGTCGCCACCCAGCTCGTCGCGACCGACGAGCCGAACACGTTTGAGGCGCCCGACCTCGCGTACTTCATGGACTCGCCGACGGAGGTCAGCGCGTTCGATCTCTACGAGTGGGAGCAGGGGGGCCAGACGTACCGGATGGCGCTCCACCACCTCGGCACGGACGCCGAGGCGGAGGCCTACGTCGAGATGGCTCAGGACGTCATCGCCGAGCAAGCGGCCGTGTTCGGGGCCTACCCCGAGTTCGACCACGGCACCTACACCTTCCTCGCCGACTACCTCCCGTGGGTCGCCGGCGACGGGATGGAGCACCGGAACTCGACGATCCTCACGAGCACCGGGTCGCTGGCGGAGCCGCTGGGCGTGCTCGGCACGCTCGCCCACGAGCACTTCCACGCCTGGAACATGGAGCGCCTCCGCGACGCGGCGCTCGAGCCGTTCGACTTCGAGGCCGCCAACATGTCCGAGAACCTGTGGTTCGGCGAGGGCTTCACCAGCTACTACGACGGGCTCACGCGCGTGCGTGCCGGCGCCATGACCCTGGAGGAGTACGCGGCCGACATGACGGGCCAGCTCAACTACGTCCTCCTATCGCCCGCCCGCGCAACCCGAGGGCCGGCCGAGATGAGCCGGATGGCGACGTTCGTCGATGCGGCCTCAGCCATCGACGAGGTCGCCTACAACAACACGTTCGTCTCGTACTACACCTGGGGCGAGATCCTGGGCTTCGGCCTCGACCTCGCGCTCCGTCAGCGCTACGACGCCACGCTCGACGACGTGATGCGGACGATGTGGGAAGAGTTCGGCGAGCACCAGCACGCGACGACGCCGGCGCGACCGTACACGGCGGCCGACATCGAGCGCGTCCTCGGCGAGGTCTCCGGCGCCCCGGCCTGGGCCGCCGACGTCTTCGACCGCACGATCGAGGCGGGCGGGGTCCTCGACTACGCGGCGCTGGTCGAGCCGGCCGGCCTCGTGCTCCGCCCAGCCCGACCCGATCACGGATGGTTCGGACCGGTGGCGCTCCAAGCGGGCGACGGCGGCAGCCTCGTGATCGCGCCGGTCCGCCCCGGCACGCCGGCCTACGCCGCGGGGCTCTCGTCCGGCGACCGGCTCCTCACCGTCGACGGTGTCGCGGCGACCTCGACGCAGGCCGTGACCGACGTGCTCGCGGACGCCGCGCCCGGCGACGAGGTGACCGTCACCTACGAGCAGCGGGGCCAGATCAAGACCGCGCGCGTGGCACTCCTCGCCGACCCGGCGCTCGAGCTCGTGACGTTCGAGGCCGCCGGCCGGCCCGTCACCGATGAGATCCGAGCGTTCCGCGAGGCGTGGCTCGGCTCGAAGGCCGGCTGA